The sequence below is a genomic window from Oreochromis aureus strain Israel breed Guangdong linkage group 12, ZZ_aureus, whole genome shotgun sequence.
GGGCTGgtctatttcagaaactgctgatctacttggacttttcccacacaatcatctctatggtttacagagtgtggtctgaaaaagaactgcagctcactggatattttgtgccagaggtcagagaagaCTGTCCAGACAGCTTCCAGCTGATATgaaagcaacagtaactcaaccACGTGTTACAACCAAggcatgcagaagagcatctctgaatgttggAACCTCctagcagatgggctacagcagcaggtGACCACACTGGGTGCTACTCCTTTCAGCTAACAATAGAAAACTGAGGTTACAATTGGTACAGTCTTACCAAAATTTGCCATCTAATGATTGTGGCAAtcagcacctttgggatgtggtggaacagaaaATTTGCATCATGGATCTAAAACAACTacatgatgctgtcatgtcaacatggaccaaaatatCTGGGGACTATGAAGGTAAAAGGGGTCCAACCTAATAAATTGGCGAGTGTATATAACCTTGGAATCTGACAACTCTGGAACATCAAAAAAAAGCTCCTGTATCAACAAATATTTCCATATCCAGGGAACAAACTGATGCTGAACTCATGCACCCCCCTCCCAGACCCATTAAACCCATTAAAGAGAAGTCTGATTAAACCAGGCTACATTTGGACCAACCTCATAATCCACTAAGAagtacattttcattgtttacATACCTTTCCTTTAAATGCAACCCAGCGACCTTTTACTTTCCAGAGCTTCTAAAGTACACAGTAAATACACCGCATAGCAACACCAGCAGTCCAATCAATGAGAACAAACAATCTCACAAGTCAACTTAACTGTTTACATTTATTGATCTGAAGTCGTTGCCTTCTTTTCGAACAGAAACATGAATATGAGGTGAGTAAAGTTAAATGCTgattcactgaaaaaaaaaagtcttcctCCAGAGTGTCAAGTTGCTTAAATTGGAGCTGTGCTGTTAGTAGCTGTTGCTCAGCAGTGCACATGGCCATGTCCCTAATTTACATCCGGCTTCGTCTTGCTCTCACGCTTGCTGTCCAGCAGAATGTGCCTGAATGTGAGGTTAATGCGAGGCAGGAGGATCTTCTTGCGGATAGGGAGGCTGTGGTACCAGAAGGTGTTGGTCGGCGGGTTCATGAGGAGCAGGCTTCCGTGAGCGAGCTCCAGCTTCACAGGTTCAATCTGTCGGCGGCTCTGCTTTCCTCGTGAGTCTCTGTGTTTGAAGACGAAGTCCCGTGTTGCTCCCAGAGAGACCGACGCGATGGGACAGCGGGGGTCCAGCTCCTTCTCGTCGTCACGGTGCTCGCCCATGTGATCCTGCCCATCTTTGTACCTGATGGAGAAAAGTGTGTTGATCAGTAAAACCTCCACATCTCCAAACTGTGACCTTTACAGCTTGCATCAGTCTTTTCTCACCTGTTGATcaagacaaagttaaatgtcTGTCCCGTCGTTTTGGTGACAGTGTCTCGAATGTATTCCAAAGTTGGAGTCCATGGGCAGGCTAAACGCCT
It includes:
- the alkbh2 gene encoding DNA oxidative demethylase ALKBH2, translating into MEKFVIQDRNKRCCTSETPAGSLRKKIKQERDEKMKEEDSEDDEDAAFAEFSNPVPWQKIEAEGLDCDYALLFSKEEADRLFTQLEEEVVYATGEESKVQVYGKVYNIPRKQATYGDAGLTYTYSGVRRLACPWTPTLEYIRDTVTKTTGQTFNFVLINRYKDGQDHMGEHRDDEKELDPRCPIASVSLGATRDFVFKHRDSRGKQSRRQIEPVKLELAHGSLLLMNPPTNTFWYHSLPIRKKILLPRINLTFRHILLDSKRESKTKPDVN